The proteins below come from a single Marinobacter arenosus genomic window:
- a CDS encoding methyl-accepting chemotaxis protein → MKRQHSIHFLLLAALAAAFSLVLVLTVLYNAQAQREHMEAFSHQYVDGLAKSYFDGLNTMMVTGTIANRDVLREKVMAPDEVLDIRVVRSDHLNRMFGKGTAAEQKRDALDRQALAGERVESYSSNDRGRVYTLVEPVIASENYQGVNCLGCHQAEEGQVLGAIRVDYSLAATDARLHQQLLASGSIQAVIFTAVFLLTALVLARLVFARLRRLHDRMDEISRNSDLTIELEVGRNDEIGSVSRAFNRMMAKIRESMNTVMDNAEQVERAARGIAEKSETTEREVLAQRDNTDQVASATTEMAASAVQVRENAIHTTRQSADTAASASAGEQLARNAVEGIEALNNEVQAGARRIEQLDQRTSQMSDMLEVISNIADQTNLLALNAAIEAARAGEQGRGFSVVADEVRALASRTQDSTEEIRNTITGLKNEVVDCVATMSHASEMAEHQVQAILRVESEFQTIALAVRRITDLNQEMESAADEQSAVSESINHNVIEISRSAEQTSQDAQETTRIAGDLLAMAETLRATIAQFRLSQG, encoded by the coding sequence ATGAAAAGACAACACTCCATCCATTTCCTGTTACTCGCTGCGCTGGCGGCGGCTTTCTCCCTGGTTCTGGTGCTGACGGTTCTCTACAACGCCCAGGCCCAACGCGAGCACATGGAGGCATTCAGCCACCAGTACGTGGATGGCCTGGCCAAATCCTATTTCGATGGCCTCAATACCATGATGGTAACGGGCACGATCGCCAACCGGGATGTGTTGCGCGAGAAGGTGATGGCGCCCGACGAAGTCCTGGATATCCGGGTTGTTCGCAGTGACCATTTAAACCGGATGTTTGGCAAAGGAACCGCCGCCGAGCAGAAGCGCGATGCTCTGGACCGGCAGGCGCTGGCCGGTGAGCGCGTGGAGTCCTATTCCAGCAATGACCGTGGTCGTGTCTACACGCTGGTTGAACCCGTCATTGCCAGTGAAAACTACCAGGGCGTGAATTGCCTCGGATGTCATCAGGCTGAGGAAGGGCAGGTGCTTGGGGCCATTCGTGTGGACTATTCCCTGGCCGCAACCGATGCCCGCCTGCATCAACAGCTCCTGGCCAGCGGCAGTATCCAGGCGGTGATTTTTACCGCGGTATTCTTGTTGACCGCACTCGTTCTTGCCCGACTGGTGTTTGCACGTCTGCGCCGGCTTCATGACCGGATGGACGAGATATCCCGCAATTCTGACCTGACCATTGAGCTTGAGGTTGGCCGGAACGATGAGATCGGATCGGTGTCTCGCGCCTTTAACCGGATGATGGCGAAGATCCGCGAGAGCATGAACACGGTGATGGACAATGCCGAACAGGTCGAGCGGGCGGCGCGGGGCATTGCGGAAAAGTCCGAAACCACGGAACGGGAAGTGCTCGCACAGCGGGATAACACCGATCAGGTGGCCAGTGCCACCACCGAAATGGCTGCATCGGCGGTTCAGGTCCGTGAAAATGCCATTCACACCACCCGCCAATCAGCCGATACCGCCGCCTCGGCCAGCGCCGGCGAACAACTGGCGCGCAATGCGGTTGAGGGCATTGAGGCACTGAACAACGAGGTTCAGGCAGGGGCCCGGCGAATTGAACAACTGGATCAGCGCACCAGCCAGATGTCGGACATGCTGGAGGTGATCTCCAACATTGCCGACCAGACCAACCTGCTTGCCCTGAACGCCGCCATTGAGGCCGCGCGGGCGGGCGAGCAGGGGCGTGGCTTCTCGGTGGTGGCGGATGAAGTTCGGGCATTGGCATCCCGTACCCAGGATTCCACCGAGGAGATTCGCAACACCATCACCGGGCTGAAAAATGAGGTGGTGGATTGTGTGGCCACCATGAGTCACGCCTCGGAAATGGCGGAGCATCAGGTCCAGGCCATTCTCAGGGTCGAGTCCGAGTTTCAGACCATTGCCCTGGCGGTGCGCCGGATCACTGATCTTAACCAGGAAATGGAGAGTGCCGCTGACGAGCAGAGCGCGGTGTCGGAATCGATCAATCACAACGTGATTGAGATCAGTCGCTCCGCCGAGCAAACCTCACAGGATGCCCAGGAAACCACTCGCATCGCCGGGGATCTGCTGGCTATGGCGGAGACCCTCCGGGCGACCATCGCGCAGTTCCGG
- a CDS encoding L-threonylcarbamoyladenylate synthase yields the protein MSQFFQIHPETPQKRLINQAVDILRRGGVIVYPTDSAYAIGCHLGDKQAADRIKRIRRLDDKHNFTLVCRDLSDIGVYAKVDNTQYRLLKNFTPGPYTFILDATSEVPRRLLHPKRRSVGVRVPDNAIVQELLGELGEPIMSSTLILPGETDPMTDPYDIRETLEHELDLIIDGGFCGMEATTVVDFTGEAPVVTRVGKGDPEPFTV from the coding sequence ATGAGCCAGTTCTTCCAGATTCATCCGGAAACTCCACAAAAGAGATTGATCAACCAGGCGGTGGATATTCTCCGGCGCGGCGGCGTGATCGTGTACCCCACGGATTCGGCGTATGCCATTGGCTGCCATCTGGGGGACAAGCAGGCGGCGGACCGGATCAAACGGATTCGTCGGCTGGACGACAAGCACAACTTTACCCTTGTCTGCCGGGATCTCTCCGACATTGGCGTGTACGCAAAGGTGGATAACACCCAGTACCGGTTACTGAAGAATTTCACCCCCGGACCCTACACGTTCATTCTGGACGCCACCAGTGAAGTGCCACGCCGGCTGCTCCACCCCAAGCGGCGTTCCGTCGGGGTTCGGGTTCCGGACAACGCCATTGTTCAGGAATTGCTGGGCGAGCTTGGCGAACCGATCATGAGCAGTACCCTGATCCTGCCCGGTGAAACCGATCCGATGACCGATCCCTATGACATCCGGGAGACCCTGGAGCATGAGCTGGATCTGATCATTGACGGTGGTTTCTGCGGCATGGAGGCAACGACAGTTGTGGATTTCACCGGCGAAGCCCCCGTGGTCACACGGGTCGGCAAGGGCGACCCCGAACCCTTCACGGTGTGA
- a CDS encoding BolA family protein, with protein MKIQNTIETKLNGAFDVRFLQVENESHKHSVPPNSETHFKVTLVSPDFEGQMKVRRHQTLYSVLSEELAGEVHALALHLYSPDEWEAAGNSSPESPNCMGGSKNDPAMAASVGGGKGS; from the coding sequence ATGAAGATCCAGAACACCATCGAGACGAAGCTCAACGGGGCTTTTGACGTCCGTTTTCTGCAGGTCGAGAACGAGAGCCACAAACACAGTGTGCCGCCGAATTCGGAGACGCACTTCAAGGTCACCCTGGTGTCCCCGGATTTTGAGGGCCAGATGAAAGTCCGGCGCCATCAGACCCTCTACAGTGTCCTGTCCGAAGAGCTGGCGGGTGAGGTCCATGCCCTGGCCCTGCACCTCTACTCGCCGGACGAATGGGAGGCGGCGGGGAATTCGTCGCCCGAATCGCCCAATTGCATGGGTGGCTCCAAGAACGACCCGGCCATGGCAGCGTCTGTGGGTGGGGGAAAAGGCTCATGA